A genomic window from Equus caballus isolate H_3958 breed thoroughbred chromosome 5, TB-T2T, whole genome shotgun sequence includes:
- the LCE6A gene encoding late cornified envelope protein 6A, translating to MSQQKQQSWEPPGAPQCAAPQCPSPSLASCFAPCCAPHSGSCGSGSRRPRDQSPARSERAHQKPRCLSGGTTYHIKEEEC from the coding sequence ATGTCACAGCAGAAACAGCAATCCTGGGAGCCTCCTGGTGCTCCCCAGTGTGCCGCTCCCCAGTGCCCAAGCCCTTCCCTGGCTTCCTGCTTTGCTCCTTGCTGTGCTCCCCATTCAGGAAGCTGCGGTTCTGGTTCCCGAAGGCCCCGGGATCAGAGCCCAGCTCGCTCTGAGAGGGCTCACCAAAAGCCCCGCTGCCTTAGTGGTGGCACAACCTACCACATCAAAGAGGAGGAGTGTTAA